A genomic segment from Pseudomonas sessilinigenes encodes:
- a CDS encoding LacI family DNA-binding transcriptional regulator, whose protein sequence is MATIKDVAALAGISYTTVSHVLNKTRPVSEEVRLKVEAAIKHLDYVPSAVARSLKAKTTATIGLLVPNSLNPYFAELARGIEDYCERNGYCVILCNSDDDPDKQRNYLRVLLEKRIDGLIVTSVGGDSGLAQGLVGVRTPMVLVDRGLEGVDADLVRIDHRHGAYLATRHLLELGHRDIACVAGPANTSVTQMRLAGFHQALQEAGGEVPAARILESDFSSTGGYLAAARLLDGNPPSAIFAANDMMGIGVLRAAAERNIRVPSELSVIGFDDILMSRYVYPALTTVGQSILQLGESAAELLLQRIATPGLPVGQRIVTPSIVLRESTAPLGGAFMQYR, encoded by the coding sequence ATGGCAACAATCAAGGATGTGGCGGCGCTGGCGGGGATTTCCTACACCACCGTGTCCCACGTGCTGAACAAGACACGGCCAGTCAGCGAGGAGGTTCGGCTCAAGGTCGAGGCGGCGATCAAGCACCTGGATTATGTGCCCAGCGCCGTGGCTCGCTCACTCAAGGCCAAGACTACCGCCACCATCGGTTTGCTGGTGCCCAATAGCCTCAACCCTTACTTCGCCGAGTTGGCGCGAGGTATCGAGGATTACTGCGAGCGCAATGGTTATTGCGTGATCCTGTGCAACTCCGATGACGACCCGGACAAGCAACGCAACTACCTGCGGGTCCTGCTGGAAAAGCGTATCGATGGCCTGATCGTGACTAGCGTCGGCGGCGACAGCGGCCTGGCCCAGGGGCTGGTCGGAGTGCGTACGCCTATGGTGCTGGTCGATCGTGGGCTTGAGGGGGTGGATGCGGACTTGGTGCGCATTGATCACCGCCATGGCGCCTACCTGGCTACCCGGCACCTGCTGGAACTGGGGCACAGGGATATCGCCTGCGTGGCTGGTCCGGCCAATACCAGCGTGACGCAAATGCGCCTCGCCGGTTTTCACCAGGCGTTGCAGGAAGCGGGGGGCGAGGTGCCGGCGGCACGTATCCTGGAGAGCGATTTCAGTAGCACCGGTGGCTACCTGGCGGCAGCCCGGTTGCTGGACGGCAACCCGCCGAGTGCGATCTTTGCCGCCAACGACATGATGGGCATCGGTGTGCTGCGGGCCGCGGCGGAACGCAACATTCGCGTACCCAGCGAGCTGTCGGTGATCGGTTTCGACGACATTCTCATGAGCCGTTATGTCTATCCGGCGCTGACCACGGTTGGCCAGTCGATCCTGCAGTTGGGGGAGAGCGCTGCTGAATTGCTGCTGCAGCGTATCGCTACGCCAGGCTTGCCAGTGGGCCAACGAATCGTCACGCCGAGCATTGTCTTGCGGGAATCGACTGCGCCACTGGGTGGCGCATTTATGCAGTACCGCTGA